One window of Drosophila busckii strain San Diego stock center, stock number 13000-0081.31 chromosome 3L, ASM1175060v1, whole genome shotgun sequence genomic DNA carries:
- the LOC108599749 gene encoding cytochrome b reductase 1 isoform X3 gives MDPALINFRVLYVVTQLCGLTVIVLVGTLIGQHFGGLGGTANPKQEFNWHPLFMTIGFIYLYGNSILVYRGFRTTRKKTLKLTHAGIHMAAFILTVIALKTVFDSHNLADPPIPNMYSLHSWLGLSAVLIFCLQYVAGFMAFLVPGMRENYKIALMPLHVYFGLFGFVLAIASALMGLTEKAIFAIPNYATLPASGVLTNIIGVLYVIFGSLVVYLATDPAYKRKPIPEDTALLTGASQE, from the exons ATGGATCCAGCGCTGATTAACTTCAGGGTGCTCTATGTGGTCACACAGCTCTGTGGTCTGACTGTCATTGTGCTGGTGGGCACCTTGATTGGTCAGCACTTTGGCGGACTGGGAGGCACGGCTAATCCCAAGCAGGAGTTCAATTGGCATCCATTATTTATGACCATTGGCTTTATCTATCTGTATGGCAATT CCATATTGGTGTATCGCGGCTTTCGCACCACGCGCAAGAAGACGCTTAAGCTCACCCACGCTGGCATCCATATGGCCGCCTTCATCTTAACGGTGATTGCGCTCAAGACTGTCTTCGACTCGCACAATCTGGCCGATCCGCCCATACCCAATATGTATTCGCTGCATTCGTGGCTGGGCCTGTCAGCGGTATTAATCTTTTGTCTGCAATATGTGGCTGGTTTCATGGCCTTTCTAGTGCCGGGCATGCGTGAGAATTATAAGATTGCCCTAATGCCGTTGCATGTCTATTTCggtttgtttggctttgtgcTGGCCATTGCCAGCGCTTTAATGGGTTTGACTGAGAAGGCCATATTTGCAAT TCCCAACTATGCCACGCTGCCTGCTTCGGGTGTGCTGACCAACATTATTGGCGTACTCTATGTCATCTTTGGCTCACTTGTTGTTTACCTGGCCACCGATCCCGCTTACAAGCGCAAGCCCATACCAGAGGACACCGCACTGCTCACTGGTGCCTCGCAAGAGTAA
- the LOC108599749 gene encoding cytochrome b reductase 1 isoform X2: protein MLFSLSGTKSNMDPALINFRVLYVVTQLCGLTVIVLVGTLIGQHFGGLGGTANPKQEFNWHPLFMTIGFIYLYGNSILVYRGFRTTRKKTLKLTHAGIHMAAFILTVIALKTVFDSHNLADPPIPNMYSLHSWLGLSAVLIFCLQYVAGFMAFLVPGMRENYKIALMPLHVYFGLFGFVLAIASALMGLTEKAIFAIPNYATLPASGVLTNIIGVLYVIFGSLVVYLATDPAYKRKPIPEDTALLTGASQE from the exons GCGGCACCAAGTCCAATATGGATCCAGCGCTGATTAACTTCAGGGTGCTCTATGTGGTCACACAGCTCTGTGGTCTGACTGTCATTGTGCTGGTGGGCACCTTGATTGGTCAGCACTTTGGCGGACTGGGAGGCACGGCTAATCCCAAGCAGGAGTTCAATTGGCATCCATTATTTATGACCATTGGCTTTATCTATCTGTATGGCAATT CCATATTGGTGTATCGCGGCTTTCGCACCACGCGCAAGAAGACGCTTAAGCTCACCCACGCTGGCATCCATATGGCCGCCTTCATCTTAACGGTGATTGCGCTCAAGACTGTCTTCGACTCGCACAATCTGGCCGATCCGCCCATACCCAATATGTATTCGCTGCATTCGTGGCTGGGCCTGTCAGCGGTATTAATCTTTTGTCTGCAATATGTGGCTGGTTTCATGGCCTTTCTAGTGCCGGGCATGCGTGAGAATTATAAGATTGCCCTAATGCCGTTGCATGTCTATTTCggtttgtttggctttgtgcTGGCCATTGCCAGCGCTTTAATGGGTTTGACTGAGAAGGCCATATTTGCAAT TCCCAACTATGCCACGCTGCCTGCTTCGGGTGTGCTGACCAACATTATTGGCGTACTCTATGTCATCTTTGGCTCACTTGTTGTTTACCTGGCCACCGATCCCGCTTACAAGCGCAAGCCCATACCAGAGGACACCGCACTGCTCACTGGTGCCTCGCAAGAGTAA